The following nucleotide sequence is from Bacteroidales bacterium.
TCGGGGAAAATAATGGTTGGAGAAAAGTTTTTTGCCTGTAAAAAATCCATGCATGCATAAGATACAATAATTATCAAATCCCCGAGGGTAACTTTTCTAGCGGCAGCTCCATTAATACCCACAGTACCGCTTCCTCTTTTTCCTTTTATTACATAAGTGTCGAAACGTTCACCATTATTGATATTGTATATATGCACCCTTTCGTTTTCAATAATATTTGCCGCATCCATAAGGTCTTCGTCAATAGTAATGCTCCCGATATAATGTAATTCAGAATGAGTTATTTTGACTCTGTGAATTTTGGATTTAAGAACCTCTATCATCATAGCGCCGCAAAATTACAAAATAATTTTCATGTTATCAATCAAACGTATTTCTCCGGCATAAACAGCGATAAAAGC
It contains:
- a CDS encoding aspartate 1-decarboxylase — encoded protein: MMIEVLKSKIHRVKITHSELHYIGSITIDEDLMDAANIIENERVHIYNINNGERFDTYVIKGKRGSGTVGINGAAARKVTLGDLIIIVSYACMDFLQAKNFSPTIIFPDSQTNKLK